In the genome of Cryptococcus deuterogattii R265 chromosome 6, complete sequence, one region contains:
- a CDS encoding multidrug transporter — protein sequence MSTNPAVPKEVPPDVDRSSTSTIRGEAFNPVANHGKLKNDPVGMDKNLRKQETQITHVEGQTRPRQRRGDTGDGRHILQEEEAPEVLGFAWSTRKKWTTLTVIFIVQCSMNYNAAVYANGTAFLQEKFDISAQAARVGQMIFLVSYAFGCEAWAPWSEELGRRWILQSSLFLVNIWQILAALAPNFGSVIVARFLGGISSAGGSVTLGMVADLYDPNEQQWAVAFIVFSSVGGSVIGPIVGPFIAAHLDWGWICWTQLIFGGFVQILHLLIVPESRATILLDREAKRRREAGEHNIYGPNELKSFKERFSLHEMVKTFCRPFIMFVTEPIVLCLSLLSGFSDALIFTFMEAFTPVYEQWGFDTEHMALAFVPIAIGYFLAYLIYIPPLMKQRKVLRKDPDAAPELRLQPLLYLAPLETIGLFGFAWTSLGPPHVHWIAPMIFSCLVGIANYAIYMSTIDYMVAAYGPYSASATGGNGMARDFLAGIAALYATPFYTNIGGSSYRLHLEWPSTILAIIAFFVAIPIYVFYYYGAWFRERSKFAMSLAGERIERRVSRLEEQKMPA from the exons ATGTCTACTAATCCCGCTGTACCCAAGGAGGTACCACCAGATGTCGATCGCTCCTCTACATCAACAATTAGGGGTGAAGCCTTTAACCCCGTCGCCAACCACGGAAAGCTGAAGAATGACCCAGTGGGCATGGACAAGAATCTTCGAAAGCAAGAGACACAAATTACTCATGTGGAGGGTCAAACACGACCAAGGCAACGAAGGGGGGACACCGGAGACGGGCGACATATtttgcaagaagaggaagcacCAGAAGTTTTGGGTTTCGCCTGGTcaacaaggaagaaatggactACTTTGActgtcatcttcattgtGCAATGTTCTATGAACTATAACGCTGCCGTCTATGCCAACG GTACTGCTTTCCTGCAGGAAAAGTTCGATATCAGTGCCCAAGCGGCGCGAGTTGGGCAGATGATTTTCCTGGTCTCCTATGCTTTTGGCTGTGAA GCATGGGCTCCATGGTCCGAAGAACTGGGTCGACGATGGATATTACAATCGTCTTTGTTCTTGGTCAACA TCTGGCAAATCCTGgctgctcttgctcctAACTTTGGTTCCGTTATTGTCGCTCGATTCTTGGGTGGTATCTCGTCCGCTGGCGGTTCCGTTACGCTGGGAATGG TTGCTGATCTTTACGATCCGAACGAACAACAATGGGCTGTCGCCTTCATTGTTTTCTCTTCTGTCGGA GGTAGTGTTATCGGTCCTATTGTCGGTCCCTTTATTGCCGCCCACCTCGACTG GGGATGGATTTGCTGGACGCAGCTCATCTTTGGCGGTTTCGTTCAaatcctccacctcctcatcgtcccCGAATCTCGAGCTaccatccttcttgaccGAGAAGCTAAGCGTCGTCGTGAAGCCGGCGAGCATAACATCTATGGCCCTAACGAACTAAAGTCTTTCAAGGAAAGGTTCTCGTTGCACGAAATGGTCAAGACGTTCTGTAGACCTTTTATCATGTTTGTAACAGAACCTATCGTACTCTGTTTGTCTTTGCTTTCGGGTTTCAGTGATGCCCTTATCTTCACTTTCATGGAGGCTTTTACTCCTGTTTATG AGCAATGGGGATTCGACACTGAACACATGGCACTGGCCTTTGTTCC TATCGCCATCGGTTACTTCCTTGCTTATCTTATTTATATCCCTCCCCTGATGAAGCAGCGCAAGGTGTTGAGAAAAGATCCCGATGCGGCTCCCGAACTGCGATTGCAGCCCCTCTTGTACC TCGCACCTCTTGAGACAATTGGTCTCTTCGGCTTTGCTTGGACTTCCCTCGGGCCCCCCCACGTTCACTGGATTGCACCTatgatcttctcctgtcTTGTCGGTATTGCCAACTACGCCATTTACATGTCTACCATTGACTA TATGGTTGCT GCTTATGGTCCTTATTCTGCTTCTGCGACTGGCGGTAATGGTATGGCCCGTGACTTCTTGGCTGGTATCGCAGCTTTATAC GCCACTCCTT TCTACACCAACATCGGCGGAAGTTCATATCGACTTCATCTCGAATGGCCTTCGACGATTCTCGCTATCATAGCTTTTTTCGTTGCCATTCCGATTTACGTCTTCTACTACTACGGCGCCTGGTTCCGAGAACGTTCCAAGTTTGCCATGTCGCTCGCTGGTGAACGAATCGAGAGGCGGGTGTCGAGGTtggaggagcagaagatgcCCGCCTAA
- a CDS encoding transcription initiation factor TFIID subunit 6, translating into MPAPQMMGIYPSESIQEVAQSLPLDALGPGAATLLAGDVEYRLHLILQEAKKFMVHAKRSTLMPEDVEHALEALNVEPILIPPRPLALPSFHPLNLPPPAANMPSQTIYTTPDDEIDFASYLKEPLPAGIASSAGVKWKAHWLAVEGVQPAVPENPAPSSIHPGAGVGGSGQRVKGAPAPASTTLKPSARALLPQELQLYFTRLTTALVPPAATLPESEPERHRLAALASLRNDVAVAGMLVYVVKWLCESIQKCLMAPTASIGHLVDAVGALLANEGLFIEPYMHQLLPPLLSIILTVPLGPHPPQPASSSQPSPTEIRSRASDVLSKIASTYSPSYPGLIPRLAMTLTKALHSPPFPSPLGAANPPTGRYEGAILGLGGLGPQVVREGIWGEKGEGVRRIDELAGRLYSEAGKRKNPLVRATIKALAQIIPPKPSNTPTPSLNVEQVTEMFGPNIAAGLSKKGWTASEMVRMREEEMMKAGSSNVSEDEGAGVKRERQNREAVEGGEVEDEKMEVDAPVV; encoded by the exons ATGCCAGCGCCACAGATGATGGGTATATACCCATCAGAATCCATCCAAGAAGTCGCACAGTCACTCCCGCTCGACGCCCTTGGGCCCGGTGCTGCAACACTCCTCGCAGGCGACGTCGAGTACAGACTCCATCTCATACTCCAGGAAGCGAAAAAGTTCATGGTCCATGCCAAGAGGTCAACATTGATGCCAGAAGATGTAGAGCATGCTTTGGAAGCCCTCAACGTCGAA cccatcctcatccctcctcgccctctcGCACTCCCATCATTTCATCCCCTCAATTTGCCCCCTCCAGCAGCAAACATGCCCTCACAAACAATCTATACCACTCCAGACGACGAGATCGACTTTGCGTCATACCTGAAAGAACCCCTGCCGGCGGGTATCGCAAGTTCAGCAGGTGTCAAATGGAAAGCACATTGGCTAGCTGTTGAAGGCGTACAGCCCGCTGTGCCCGAAAACCCtgcgccttcttcaatacATCCGGGAGCAGGAGTAGGAGGCAGTGGGCAGAGAGTAAAAGGCGCACCTGCGCCAGCGAGCACGACGCTGAAACCCTCTGCCCGggctctccttcctcaagaACTTCAACTATACTTTACCCGTCTTACCACCGCTCTCGTTCCCCCCGCTGCGACATTACCGGAGAGCGAACCAGAACGACACCGTCTGGCAGCGCTCGCTTCCTTGCGAAACGATGTGGCTGTCGCCGGGATGTTGGTGTATGTGGTCAAATGGTTATGCGAGAGTATACAAAAATGCTTGATGGCACCGACAGCGAGTATTGGGCATCTGGTAGATGCTGTCGGGGCATTATTGGCTAATGAGGGTTTGTTTATTGAACCATAC ATGCATCAACTgctccctcccctcctctctatcatcctcaccgTACCCCTCGGACCCCACCCGCCTCAAcccgcctcttcctcccagcCATCTCCAACCGAAATCCGTTCCCGCGCATCCGACGTCCTCTCCAAAATCGCCTCCACCTACTCTCCCTCTTACCCCGGCCTCATCCCCCGTCTTGCCATGACCCTCACTAAAGCCCTCCATTCCCCgcccttcccctctcctttggGCGCGGCAAACCCTCCGACGGGGAGGTATGAAGGTGCGATCTTGGGTCTGGGCGGGTTGGGACCGCAAGTGGTCAGAGAGGGGATATGGGGGGAAAAGGGTGAGGGAGTGAGGAGGATCGACGAGTTGGCCGGTAGGCTTTATAGCGAAgctgggaaaaggaagaatcCGCTTGTACGAGCTACAATC AAAGCTCTCGCGCAAATAATCCCCCCGAAACCAAGCAACACCCCAACTCCATCCCTCAACGTCGAACAAGTCACAGAAATGTTCGGACCCAACATTGCAGCAGGGTTGAGTAAAAAAGGATGGACAGCTAGTgagatggtgaggatgagggaggaagaaatgatgaaGGCTGGTTCTTCCAATGTcagtgaggatgagggggCTGGAGTTAAACGTGAGAGACAGAATAGAGAAGCTgtggagggtggagaggtggaggatgagaagatggaggtggatgcACCTGTAGTCTAA
- a CDS encoding tRNA 2'-phosphotransferase, producing MPRPQEDPDVRNSKTLAYILRHGAEKEGLYIRSDGFIKLADVLARPKLKGVDEPTIHHLVQTNAKKRFELFWGYDPSPPRPKKKPTQGKTKKQLQRDREAAAAAAAAVAASGTGIEIGHGKGKEPDAAAVDIISSSLAATDITAPSLSLSTNPVSAQGLVPADPPELPLISLPDPHDSDANANASVNSDGPKGEYFIRATQGHSIQLESTAHLEQVKDDEEGRSKVGLMVHGTRWELWDTLKEQGLQKMTRQHIHLAPSFSGPITPRPSATLYIYLDLSKLVAAGIPVYVSANGVVLTPGSKGGENGEGAGVGKEFWRRAVRRKEGKRWVVWENGREVEREELPDEE from the exons ATGCCTCGCCCACAAGAAGACCCAGACGTGAGAAACAGCAAGACTTTGGCGTACATCCTCCGTCACGGCGCTGAGAAAGAGGGGCTTTATATTCGTTCCGATGGGTTTATCAAACTTGCCGATGTC TTGGCAAGACCAAAACTCAAAGGCGTGGACGAACCTACCATCCATCACCTCGTGCAGACCAACGCTAAAAAGCGATTCGAGTTATTTTGGGGTTATGATCCCTCACCACCTAGACctaagaagaagccgaCGCAggggaagacgaagaagcaaTTGCAGAGGGATCGTGAGGCAGCcgcggcagcagcagcagcagttgcTGCTTCTGGGACAGGGATTGAGATAGGGCAcgggaaggggaaagaacCGGATGCAGCGGCGGTAGatatcatctcttcttcccttgctGCCACCGATATTACCGCACCATCTTTATCTTTGTCCACAAACCCCGTCTCAGCGCAGGGATTGGTTCCGGCGGACCCTCCAGAACTGCCTCTCATTTCCCTTCCCGACCCACATGACTCTGACGCCAATGCCAACGCCAGTGTCAATAGTGATGGGCCCAAAGGTGAATACTTTATCCGCGCCACCCAAGGTCACTCTATCCAGCTCGAATCGACTGCACACCTCGAACAAGTGaaggacgatgaagaagggcgaaGCAAGGTAGGGTTGATGGTCCATGGTACGAGATGGGAGTTATGGGATACACTGA AAGAGCAAGGTCTACAAAAAATGACCCGTCAGCATATCCACCTGGCGCCTTCTTTCTCGGGCCCCATTACCCCTCGACCCAGTGCTACGCTATACATTTATCTTGATCTTTCCAAGCTTGTCGCCGCTGGGATTCCGGTGTATGTCAGTGCGAATGGGGTGGTGCTTACTCCTGGTTCGAAGGGCGGggagaatggggagggggcaggggtggggaaggagttttggagaagagcggttaggaggaaagaggggaagaggtgggTTGTGTgggagaatgggagggaagtggagagggaagagttACCGGATGAGGAGTAA
- a CDS encoding D-amino-acid oxidase: MVKYDAIILGSGVLGLSIASELILKGLKVAVVGKDLPEDLDSTGFASPWAGASWRSVAVNEAERRRDHYTFEQFARLAKEVPHLCEKRAYYYFWTCEDAWKEPWYKDLVFGYRMLKPEEVHAPFKYGVTYEAYTLNTPLYLLHLASTLRSAHVPIIRARLSSLDEAYSLPQLGPVDLVINATGLGARSLLGVEDPTVFPAKGQTVLVRAPVKECYGLVDPLPQPSQKAYIIPRPGPDGHVILGGCYLPNDWSTNVDPQVAEEILKQCHTLCPRLDGKGGKGTWKDIEVIAHNTGLRPVREAGLRCELEERVIGGKVRAGLATKGGKVGSGRKVSVVHAYGIGPAGYQASLGIAKELGELVDACVKKSSDNKAKL, translated from the exons ATGGTGAAGTACGACGCTATCATCCTTGGTTCAGGAG TTCTAGGACTTTCAATCGCCAGTGAACTCATTTTGAAGGGTCTTAAAGTCGCTGTGGTAGGCAAAGATTTACCTGAAGATCTGGATAGTACTGGATTCGCTTCTCCTTGGGCT GGAGCAAGCTGGCGCTCTGTTGCAGTCAACGAAGCTGAGCGTCGCCGAGATCATTATACATTTGAACAGTTCGCTCGTCTGGCCAAGGAAGTGCCCCACCTTTGTGAAAAGCGGGCTTACTATTATTTTTGGACATGTGAAGATGCGTGGAAAGAGCCATGGTACAAGGATTTGGTGTTCGGG TACAGGATGCTCAAACCTGAAGAAGTTCATGCACCATTCAAATACGGTGTAACCTACGAAGCCTACACGCTCAACACTCCACTCtacctccttcatcttgccTCTACCCTCCGTTCGGCGCACGTCCCCATAATCCGCGCCCGACTCTCCTCCCTCGACGAAGCATACTCCCTCCCTCAGCTTGGTCCCGTAGACTTGGTAATTAATGCTACCGGCCTTGGGGCCCGTTCCCTGCTTGGAGTCGAAGACCCTACTGTCTTCCCCGCGAAAGGACAGACCGTACTCGTGCGAGCGCCGGTGAAAGAATGTTATGGTCTTGTAGACCCTCTCCCTCAGCCGAGCCAAAAGGCATATATCATCCCTCGACCAGGGCCGGACGGACACGTTATTCTCGGTGGATGTTACCTCCCTAACGACTGGTCCACCAATGTCGACCCTCAAGTCGCAGAAGAAATCCTTAAACAGTGCCATACCCTCTGCCCGCGCCTGGATGGGAAGGGCGGAAAGGGCACATGGAAGGATATCGAGGTGATTGCACACAATACGGGGCTGAGGCCCGTACGTGAGGCGGGATTGAGATGCGAGCTGGAGGAGCGAGTGATAGGGGGAAAAGTGAGGGCGGGTTTAGCTACaaagggagggaaggtAGGAAGTGGGAGAAAGGTTAGTGTAGTGCATGCTTATGGGATTGGACCGGCAGGGTATCAGGCGAGTCTGGGGATCGCAAAAGAGCTTGGGGAGTTGGTAGATGCGTgcgtgaagaagagcagtgATAATAAGGCAAAGCTTTAG
- a CDS encoding CMGC/MAPK protein kinase produces the protein MSTSTRSHVPDANHKADPNAAANAGQVQERTTKGSSSSAPRKVRFNVGNNYHVVDVIGEGAYGVVASAVHRPSGSKVAIKKIAPFDHSMFALRTLRELKLLKYFAEEGVSENIISVLDIIKPPSYDTFKEVYLVQELLETDLHRVIRTQDLSDDHCQYFLYQTCRALKALHSAEIIHRDLKPSNLLLNANCDLKVCDFGLARSTQTAFPAEGNNQGFMTEYVATRWYRAPEVMLSFRMYTKSIDVWSVGCILAEMLSGKPLFPGKDYHNQLALILDVLGTPTIDEFHAITSKRSKDYIRSLPFRKRRTFESLYPKANPLAIDFLSKTLTFDPRKRYTVEQCLVHPYLDAYHDPEDEPSAKPLPPSFFEFDMVKDDISREELKRLLYEEIMGFNPVLEG, from the exons ATGTCAACGTCTACTCGCAGCCATGTCCCAGACGCCAATCACAAAGCAGACCCCAACGCAGCTGCAAACGCTGGCCAGGTACAGGAACGTACAACCAAgggatcttcttcttccgctccTCGTAAAGTCAGGTTCAACGTCG GAAACAATTACCACGTAGTCGATGTCATCGGGGAAGGTGCCTACGGGGTTGTCGCCTCCGCTGTCCACAGGCCGTCGGGTAGCAAAGTAGccatcaagaagattgcGCCTTTTGATCATTCAATGTTTGCGTTGAGGACATTGAGAGAGCTAAAGTTATTAAAGTACTTTGCTGAGGAGGGTGTTAGTGAGAAT ATTATCTCAGTACTGGATATCATCAAACCGCCTTCTTACGACACTTTCAAGGAAG TCTACCTCGTCCAAGAGCTTTTGGAAACAGATCTTCACCGGGTGATCCGAACCCAAGACCTGAGCGACGATCATTGTCAATATTTCTTGTACCAAACATGTAGAGCTCTGAAGGCTTTACATTCTGCTGAAA TTATCCACCGAGACTTGAAGCCATCGAACCTGTTGCTCAACGCCAATTGTGATCTTAAAGTATGCGATTTCGGGCTTGCAAGATCCACACAGACTGCCTTCCCCGCGGAGGGAAATAATCAAGGATTCATGACTGAGT ACGTCGCGACAAGGTGGTATAGAGCACCAGAAGTTATGCTGTCGTTTAGAATGTACACCAAGTCCATTGACGTATGGTCAGTGGGATGTATACTGGCAGAAATGTTGAGTGGGAAACCCCTTTTTCCTGGGAAGGATTA CCATAACCAACTAGCTCTCATCCTTGATGTGTTGGGTACACCCACCATAGATGAATTCCATGCCATCACTTCGAAGAGGTCAAAAGACTACATTCGATCTTTGCC ATTCcgaaagaggaggacaTTTGAAAGTCTTTACCCAAAAGCGAACCCGCTCGCTATCGATTTTTTGAGCAAGACTCTTACTT TCGATCCTCGAAAACGCTACACAGTCGAACAATGCCTCGTTCACCCTTATCTCGACGCCTACCACGACCCGGAAGACGAACCGTCCGCCAAACCGCTTCCGCCCTCATTCTTTGAGTTTGATATGGTGAAAGATGATATTTCAAGGGAAGAGCTAAAGAGGCTGTTGTATGAGGAGATTATGGGGTTTAATCCCGTTTTGGAGGGATAG